In a single window of the Acyrthosiphon pisum isolate AL4f chromosome X, pea_aphid_22Mar2018_4r6ur, whole genome shotgun sequence genome:
- the LOC100568463 gene encoding uncharacterized protein LOC100568463 isoform X2 — translation MVHEHEGFLYKINKTYNGKRYYVCATPNVYCDGTAVRLENGITVVNKPHRHDPYCNMYDESQTRQHFRSALVERSRTETIALRTIYYEESIRNPHAATLYSWPTAEPSMRHARRIRHLPLPATLHSEDEIQNDDVILNVPMPAVEDDAGAVDPQLIAAEINIEPEVNNIEDYDMDFILPEDRELDVRQQLRNDADGKEEITFVEVPPNLYELYPPVDETNICIVCRMEERTHALVPCGHRVLCVNCVTQLQTQRCPLCYCDFNMALRIW, via the exons atggtTCACGAACACGAAGGGttcctatataaaattaacaagaCTTACAATGGCAAACG TTACTATGTATGTGCAACTCCAAATGTATACTGTGACGGCACAGCAGTGAGGTTAGAAAATGGCATTACTGTGGTCAATAAACCTCATAGGCATGATCCCTATTGTAACATGTATGATGAAAGCCAGACCAGACAACATTTCAGAAGTGCTCTAGTTGAAAGATCAAGAACTGAGACTATAGCACtaagaactatatattatgaagaatcGATTAG AAATCCACATGCAGCCACATTGTATAGTTGGCCAACAGCAGAGCCTTCTATGCGCCACGCTCGAAGGATTAGACATCTACCTTTACCTGCAACGTTAC ATTCTGAAGATGAGATTCAGAATGATgatgttatattaaatgtgCCCATGCCAGCTGTTGAAGATGATGCAGGCGCAGTTGATCCACAATTAATAGCTGCTGAAATTAATATTGAGCCAGAAGTCAATAATATAGAAG atTATGATATGGACTTCATCCTTCCTGAAGATAGAGAATTGGATGTAAGGCAGCAATTAAGAAATGACGCTGATGGGAAAGAAGAAATTACTTTTGTAGAAGTTCCTCCAAATCTCTATGAACTCTATCCCCCTGTAGatgaaacaaatatttgtattgtgtgCAGAATGGAAGAGAGGACACATGCACTTGTTCCTTGTGGGCATAGAGTGTTATGTGTGAATTGCGTAACACAGTTACAAACACAAAGATGCCCACTATGTTATTGTGATTTTAATATGGCATTACGTATCTGGTGA
- the LOC100568463 gene encoding uncharacterized protein LOC100568463 isoform X1: protein MVHEHEGFLYKINKTYNGKRYYVCATPNVYCDGTAVRLENGITVVNKPHRHDPYCNMYDESQTRQHFRSALVERSRTETIALRTIYYEESIRNPHAATLYSWPTAEPSMRHARRIRHLPLPATLRELDSEDEIQNDDVILNVPMPAVEDDAGAVDPQLIAAEINIEPEVNNIEDYDMDFILPEDRELDVRQQLRNDADGKEEITFVEVPPNLYELYPPVDETNICIVCRMEERTHALVPCGHRVLCVNCVTQLQTQRCPLCYCDFNMALRIW, encoded by the exons atggtTCACGAACACGAAGGGttcctatataaaattaacaagaCTTACAATGGCAAACG TTACTATGTATGTGCAACTCCAAATGTATACTGTGACGGCACAGCAGTGAGGTTAGAAAATGGCATTACTGTGGTCAATAAACCTCATAGGCATGATCCCTATTGTAACATGTATGATGAAAGCCAGACCAGACAACATTTCAGAAGTGCTCTAGTTGAAAGATCAAGAACTGAGACTATAGCACtaagaactatatattatgaagaatcGATTAG AAATCCACATGCAGCCACATTGTATAGTTGGCCAACAGCAGAGCCTTCTATGCGCCACGCTCGAAGGATTAGACATCTACCTTTACCTGCAACGTTACGTGAGTTAG ATTCTGAAGATGAGATTCAGAATGATgatgttatattaaatgtgCCCATGCCAGCTGTTGAAGATGATGCAGGCGCAGTTGATCCACAATTAATAGCTGCTGAAATTAATATTGAGCCAGAAGTCAATAATATAGAAG atTATGATATGGACTTCATCCTTCCTGAAGATAGAGAATTGGATGTAAGGCAGCAATTAAGAAATGACGCTGATGGGAAAGAAGAAATTACTTTTGTAGAAGTTCCTCCAAATCTCTATGAACTCTATCCCCCTGTAGatgaaacaaatatttgtattgtgtgCAGAATGGAAGAGAGGACACATGCACTTGTTCCTTGTGGGCATAGAGTGTTATGTGTGAATTGCGTAACACAGTTACAAACACAAAGATGCCCACTATGTTATTGTGATTTTAATATGGCATTACGTATCTGGTGA
- the LOC100568463 gene encoding uncharacterized protein LOC100568463 isoform X3 — protein MYDESQTRQHFRSALVERSRTETIALRTIYYEESIRNPHAATLYSWPTAEPSMRHARRIRHLPLPATLRELDSEDEIQNDDVILNVPMPAVEDDAGAVDPQLIAAEINIEPEVNNIEDYDMDFILPEDRELDVRQQLRNDADGKEEITFVEVPPNLYELYPPVDETNICIVCRMEERTHALVPCGHRVLCVNCVTQLQTQRCPLCYCDFNMALRIW, from the exons ATGTATGATGAAAGCCAGACCAGACAACATTTCAGAAGTGCTCTAGTTGAAAGATCAAGAACTGAGACTATAGCACtaagaactatatattatgaagaatcGATTAG AAATCCACATGCAGCCACATTGTATAGTTGGCCAACAGCAGAGCCTTCTATGCGCCACGCTCGAAGGATTAGACATCTACCTTTACCTGCAACGTTACGTGAGTTAG ATTCTGAAGATGAGATTCAGAATGATgatgttatattaaatgtgCCCATGCCAGCTGTTGAAGATGATGCAGGCGCAGTTGATCCACAATTAATAGCTGCTGAAATTAATATTGAGCCAGAAGTCAATAATATAGAAG atTATGATATGGACTTCATCCTTCCTGAAGATAGAGAATTGGATGTAAGGCAGCAATTAAGAAATGACGCTGATGGGAAAGAAGAAATTACTTTTGTAGAAGTTCCTCCAAATCTCTATGAACTCTATCCCCCTGTAGatgaaacaaatatttgtattgtgtgCAGAATGGAAGAGAGGACACATGCACTTGTTCCTTGTGGGCATAGAGTGTTATGTGTGAATTGCGTAACACAGTTACAAACACAAAGATGCCCACTATGTTATTGTGATTTTAATATGGCATTACGTATCTGGTGA